A window of Polaromonas hydrogenivorans contains these coding sequences:
- a CDS encoding DUF927 domain-containing protein, with translation MLQTNITPELTRDALAFIPASLPRDEWARLAMAIKSEFPDATGFELFDAWSQTGEGYSAKATRGTWQSVKAGGGVGIGTLLHLAKEQGFKLPKADQAPAKPDPEALARREHDRIKTRQQEKARLDAAHASAASEAAAQWAQASETGESAYLTHKGVQPHGVRFALGGVVLVPVRDAAGELWNVQCIAPDKPTDGGTDKLFLKGGRKSGLWHLIGGAGADTAAPGAVLVAEGYATAASLHEATGRPVAVAFDAGNLAHVAKALRTLYPAALLVLCGDDDLQTLARTGHNPGRDKATAAARAVRGLAVFPDGLPEGGSDFNDLHRRHGGAAGLEAVRCIVELAIDGRLASQAAAQTAQPPKAGKASQRPRQEASGGASDTGRVFDVFAVNDDGVWHQGIDQDGKQKSPEWICSRMDVEALTRDQDGGGWGYYVAFADPLGRVKQWAMPARMLSGDGGEYRATLLNMGLRIATTPRARNLLTQYIQTRQPGEFASCTDRVGWHGGRAFVLPRETIGDDAERIVFQSDNAVENTFQSKGTPEQWRERVGALCEGNSRLVFAVACAFAGPLLRPAGMESGGFHYRGDSSSGKTTALKLAASVYGGASYLQRWRATDNALEAIAAQHSDCLLILDELAQIDPKTAGECAYMLANEQGKARATRTGTPRTRQAWRLLFLSAGELGLADHMAEGMKRTRTGQEVRMADIPADAGMGLGAFEELHGHAGGAAFAKHITHQAQAVYGATGRAWLEWLTVNADTLKARIRKAADALAAQLIPKDSSGQVERVGARFALVGAAGELATAAGLSGWQLGESEQAARSCFGAWLAARGGNGNGEIVAMLRAVRRFLEAHGEGRFAIWHRGADDHAPKTLQRAGVRRMLNTDGEPIKSNSQHLQEFGEKMPAALGEGVSYEYFILAETFRAEVCQGFDYMAVCRVLLDHGCLMPEKGRTFDCKPRLPGMSTTRCYRITPAIFGLDL, from the coding sequence ATGCTGCAAACTAACATCACCCCCGAACTGACCCGCGATGCACTGGCATTCATTCCGGCCAGCCTGCCCCGCGATGAATGGGCGCGGCTGGCGATGGCCATTAAAAGCGAGTTTCCAGACGCTACCGGCTTTGAACTGTTTGACGCCTGGAGCCAGACCGGCGAGGGTTACAGCGCCAAAGCCACACGCGGCACCTGGCAAAGCGTCAAGGCGGGCGGCGGCGTGGGTATCGGCACGCTGCTACACCTGGCCAAAGAACAAGGCTTCAAGCTGCCCAAAGCCGACCAGGCACCCGCAAAGCCTGACCCCGAAGCATTGGCGCGGCGCGAGCATGATCGGATAAAAACCAGGCAGCAAGAAAAGGCCCGCCTTGACGCTGCCCACGCCAGCGCCGCCAGCGAAGCGGCCGCACAGTGGGCACAAGCCAGCGAGACGGGCGAAAGCGCCTATCTGACCCACAAGGGCGTACAGCCCCACGGCGTGCGCTTTGCGCTTGGCGGCGTGGTGCTGGTGCCGGTGCGCGATGCGGCGGGCGAACTGTGGAACGTGCAATGCATTGCCCCCGACAAGCCCACGGACGGCGGCACCGACAAACTTTTTTTGAAGGGCGGGCGTAAGTCGGGGCTGTGGCACCTGATAGGCGGGGCTGGGGCTGACACGGCCGCCCCTGGCGCGGTGCTGGTGGCTGAAGGCTATGCGACGGCCGCCAGCCTGCATGAAGCCACGGGCCGCCCGGTGGCCGTGGCCTTTGACGCGGGCAACCTGGCACACGTTGCCAAAGCCCTGCGCACGCTGTACCCGGCCGCCTTGCTGGTGCTGTGCGGGGATGACGACTTGCAGACGCTTGCACGCACCGGCCACAATCCGGGCCGCGACAAAGCCACGGCGGCGGCGCGTGCTGTGCGGGGGCTGGCAGTGTTCCCCGATGGTTTGCCCGAGGGTGGCAGCGATTTCAACGACTTGCACCGGCGCCACGGCGGCGCGGCCGGGCTTGAGGCGGTGCGCTGTATTGTGGAGCTTGCCATTGATGGCCGCCTGGCCAGCCAAGCGGCCGCACAGACGGCGCAACCGCCAAAGGCAGGCAAGGCCAGCCAGCGCCCCCGGCAAGAGGCTAGCGGCGGCGCCAGCGATACGGGCCGCGTGTTTGATGTGTTTGCCGTGAACGATGATGGCGTGTGGCACCAAGGCATTGACCAGGACGGCAAGCAAAAATCCCCTGAATGGATTTGCAGCCGTATGGATGTAGAGGCCCTGACGCGTGACCAGGACGGCGGCGGCTGGGGCTATTACGTGGCCTTTGCTGACCCTTTGGGGCGGGTCAAGCAGTGGGCCATGCCCGCCCGCATGTTGTCGGGCGACGGCGGCGAATACCGCGCCACGCTACTGAACATGGGCCTGCGCATTGCCACGACGCCACGCGCCCGCAACCTGCTGACGCAGTACATCCAGACGCGCCAGCCGGGCGAGTTCGCCAGTTGCACCGACCGCGTGGGCTGGCATGGCGGCCGCGCCTTCGTGCTGCCCCGCGAAACCATAGGCGACGACGCAGAGCGCATCGTCTTTCAGAGTGATAACGCGGTGGAGAACACCTTTCAGAGCAAGGGCACGCCCGAGCAATGGCGCGAGCGTGTCGGGGCTTTGTGCGAAGGCAATTCGCGTCTGGTGTTTGCCGTGGCATGCGCCTTTGCCGGGCCGCTGTTGCGCCCTGCTGGCATGGAAAGCGGCGGGTTTCACTACCGGGGTGACTCCTCAAGCGGCAAGACCACGGCGCTGAAACTGGCCGCCAGCGTGTACGGCGGTGCCAGCTACCTGCAGCGCTGGCGTGCGACCGATAACGCCCTGGAGGCCATTGCAGCGCAGCACAGCGACTGCCTGCTGATCCTTGACGAGCTGGCACAGATCGACCCCAAGACGGCGGGCGAATGCGCCTACATGCTGGCCAATGAACAGGGCAAGGCCCGTGCGACTCGCACCGGCACGCCGCGCACGCGGCAAGCCTGGCGCTTGCTGTTCCTGTCTGCTGGTGAACTGGGGCTTGCTGACCATATGGCTGAAGGCATGAAGCGCACACGCACCGGGCAGGAAGTGCGTATGGCTGACATTCCGGCCGATGCGGGCATGGGGCTGGGGGCATTTGAGGAGCTGCACGGACACGCGGGCGGCGCGGCCTTTGCCAAGCACATCACGCACCAGGCGCAAGCCGTGTACGGTGCAACCGGCCGCGCCTGGCTCGAATGGTTGACCGTCAACGCCGACACGCTCAAGGCCCGCATTCGTAAAGCGGCTGACGCCCTGGCCGCGCAGTTGATTCCCAAGGATTCCAGCGGGCAGGTGGAGCGCGTGGGCGCACGCTTTGCGCTGGTGGGCGCGGCCGGTGAGCTGGCCACGGCGGCGGGCCTGAGCGGCTGGCAGTTAGGCGAGAGTGAACAGGCGGCCCGTTCGTGCTTTGGCGCCTGGCTGGCCGCCCGTGGTGGCAACGGCAATGGCGAGATCGTGGCCATGCTGCGGGCGGTGCGGCGGTTTCTTGAAGCGCATGGCGAAGGCCGCTTTGCTATCTGGCACCGTGGGGCTGATGACCATGCACCTAAGACCCTGCAACGTGCCGGCGTGCGGCGCATGTTGAATACTGACGGTGAGCCCATCAAGAGCAATAGCCAACACCTGCAAGAGTTCGGCGAAAAGATGCCCGCTGCCTTGGGCGAGGGCGTGAGCTATGAATATTTCATCCTGGCCGAAACCTTTCGGGCAGAGGTATGCCAAGGCTTTGACTATATGGCTGTATGCCGTGTCTTGCTGGATCATGGCTGCTTGATGCCTGAAAAGGGCCGCACGTTCGATTGCAAGCCGCGCCTGCCTGGCATGAGCACCACCAGGTGCTACCGGATAACGCCTGCAATATTCGGCCTTGACCTGTAA
- a CDS encoding helix-turn-helix transcriptional regulator — MEKIVGFKKSAIYAMLKKGTFVPSIRLSARLVVFPESAVLQWVQDLINQGTENAVQAPAPARANLPDLSRGQ, encoded by the coding sequence GTGGAAAAAATCGTGGGTTTCAAAAAATCCGCGATTTACGCCATGCTGAAAAAGGGCACGTTCGTGCCTTCCATCAGATTGTCTGCCCGACTTGTGGTTTTTCCAGAAAGCGCTGTCCTTCAGTGGGTTCAAGACCTCATCAACCAGGGCACAGAAAACGCTGTGCAAGCGCCTGCACCGGCCAGAGCAAATCTTCCCGACTTGTCACGAGGTCAGTGA
- a CDS encoding DUF3077 domain-containing protein: MNANNKNHKAVRVTARHEVDFFAANGKALFSVNEGVPMSDAFNQLSILLGSAQVAVEALATSHEDATETRAHWAPAHLLTFAYALVQSMHNGYVQGEEMATPDTA, translated from the coding sequence ATGAATGCAAACAACAAAAACCACAAAGCCGTTCGGGTTACAGCCCGGCATGAAGTCGATTTCTTTGCAGCCAACGGCAAAGCGCTTTTTTCGGTCAATGAAGGCGTTCCAATGTCGGACGCATTCAACCAGCTTTCGATTCTTCTGGGTTCTGCGCAAGTGGCGGTAGAGGCGCTGGCCACGTCTCACGAAGATGCCACTGAGACGCGTGCGCATTGGGCACCAGCGCATTTGCTGACCTTCGCCTATGCATTGGTTCAGTCCATGCATAACGGCTATGTTCAGGGCGAAGAAATGGCGACACCCGACACGGCATAA
- a CDS encoding BrnT family toxin, producing the protein MTVFSSTGPFQACVKYSSDFAYMQKVLRVKLNVNTINAMQFEYDPAKDSTNSAKHGASLALASQLDWGSALVWVDSRHGYGEARQSALGLIGQRLYFVAFVDRADVRRVISLRKANDREVMHYATNS; encoded by the coding sequence ATGACGGTGTTTTCAAGCACCGGGCCTTTTCAGGCTTGCGTCAAATATAGCAGTGATTTTGCGTACATGCAAAAAGTTTTGCGTGTAAAACTTAATGTAAATACAATAAATGCAATGCAATTTGAATATGACCCGGCCAAAGACAGCACCAACAGCGCCAAACACGGGGCTTCGCTGGCTTTGGCTTCGCAGTTGGACTGGGGTAGCGCTCTGGTTTGGGTGGATAGCCGCCACGGCTACGGCGAAGCCCGGCAAAGCGCCCTTGGACTGATTGGGCAGCGGTTGTATTTTGTGGCGTTCGTTGACCGTGCCGATGTGCGGCGCGTCATCAGCTTACGCAAGGCGAACGATAGAGAGGTAATGCACTATGCAACAAACAGTTAA
- a CDS encoding BrnA antitoxin family protein, producing the protein MQQTVKTRSGRVIIRPSQAEDAAITAAALSDPDAQPLTDAQLKAMRPVMGRPRIANPKAPLTMRIDADVLEALRSSGQGWQTRVNALLREAVASGKV; encoded by the coding sequence ATGCAACAAACAGTTAAAACCCGTTCGGGCCGCGTCATCATTCGGCCTAGTCAGGCAGAAGATGCGGCCATCACAGCCGCCGCCCTGTCGGACCCGGACGCACAGCCCCTGACAGACGCGCAATTGAAAGCCATGCGCCCCGTCATGGGACGGCCGCGCATTGCAAACCCCAAAGCGCCTTTGACCATGCGCATTGATGCGGACGTGCTGGAAGCGTTGCGCTCCAGTGGTCAGGGCTGGCAAACCCGTGTCAATGCGTTGCTGCGCGAAGCCGTGGCCAGCGGCAAGGTTTAG
- a CDS encoding DUF5677 domain-containing protein: MEKVQTLRLDALAFGQDLHKFATEILSRQTAAQNDKQRIFLFAQAIRMYRTAEAVCKLVEHDLNDAAGAVLRCLLEQMFVFSAVNMDAAHLQALAKEGSAESHKALSGLRRMAVESRPEDLTDDVLRESLEEFTKGSGFNVFEWARLSGHGDSYHTLWRTLCDYAHGSSAMVCNYLDFDENGAILGIRSKIASVAAIEFVLVASAIVLNAVSTLDVQVNTPAVHAKAEELSETQRTLYAKFWDLKNEPLHGKSS, encoded by the coding sequence GTGGAAAAAGTCCAAACGCTGAGACTTGACGCGCTGGCGTTTGGGCAAGACCTTCACAAATTTGCCACAGAAATACTATCCCGGCAGACGGCTGCGCAAAACGACAAGCAGCGAATTTTCTTATTCGCTCAGGCCATTCGGATGTATCGAACGGCGGAAGCGGTTTGCAAACTGGTCGAGCACGATCTGAACGACGCTGCTGGCGCTGTGTTGCGCTGTCTTCTGGAGCAGATGTTTGTATTCAGCGCGGTCAACATGGATGCTGCACATTTGCAAGCCCTAGCAAAGGAAGGTTCGGCGGAAAGTCATAAGGCATTGAGTGGCTTGCGACGAATGGCTGTTGAAAGCCGACCCGAAGACCTTACCGATGACGTTTTGCGTGAGTCCCTTGAAGAGTTCACGAAAGGGTCAGGTTTCAACGTTTTTGAGTGGGCCAGACTTAGCGGCCATGGGGATAGCTATCACACCCTTTGGCGCACGCTTTGTGACTATGCGCACGGATCGAGTGCCATGGTTTGCAATTATTTGGATTTTGATGAAAACGGGGCAATCTTGGGTATCCGTTCCAAAATTGCCAGCGTCGCAGCTATTGAGTTTGTTCTTGTTGCTTCAGCCATTGTGTTGAACGCTGTCTCCACGCTAGACGTGCAGGTAAATACTCCCGCAGTACATGCCAAGGCTGAAGAGTTGTCTGAAACACAACGAACTCTGTACGCGAAATTTTGGGATCTAAAGAATGAGCCCTTGCACGGCAAATCCTCCTAA
- a CDS encoding DUF2158 domain-containing protein: protein MAEFQKKDKVVLISGGPVMVVADVADYGPVGPEDGVKCVWMDTVKGVNTPKEHVFDAVVLEKWVPSTVGIFTV, encoded by the coding sequence ATGGCAGAGTTTCAGAAGAAAGACAAAGTGGTACTGATCAGCGGCGGGCCAGTAATGGTCGTGGCTGACGTAGCAGACTATGGGCCGGTGGGGCCTGAAGATGGCGTTAAGTGTGTATGGATGGATACGGTCAAAGGTGTCAATACACCTAAAGAACATGTGTTCGACGCAGTAGTGTTGGAAAAGTGGGTACCGTCCACTGTGGGAATTTTTACGGTTTAA
- a CDS encoding helix-turn-helix domain-containing protein: MHALAALGWKQSDFCRKAGLDKNTPSRWINGKTPVPAWVPAYLGAMADIKRLHQVYIEPDA, from the coding sequence ATGCACGCGCTGGCCGCGCTGGGCTGGAAACAGTCCGATTTTTGCCGTAAGGCCGGGCTTGACAAAAACACCCCGAGCCGTTGGATCAATGGCAAAACGCCCGTACCCGCTTGGGTTCCCGCCTACCTGGGGGCCATGGCAGATATCAAGCGGTTGCACCAGGTGTATATCGAACCAGACGCTTGA
- a CDS encoding tyrosine-type recombinase/integrase, with the protein MPLTDAQLRNLSEPGKYFDGGGLYLELTKAGGRYWRMKYRHGGKEKRLAFGVYPAVGLKQARDLAAQARKVLKDGGDPGELRRADKAKTAHEAVNTLEAVAGDWMAHQAARWDVKTTDRIRASLAADIFKPLGSRPLASIKPGEIMAAVKKIEARGASDQAGRVLQRVKAVYRWAMIHERIDVNPMLDLVPSEILKPREVQHRAAMADKELPEFLAKLAAYDGDPHTVHALRLLILTATRPGETRGARWAEFDLDAALWVIPAERMKMRTEHRVPLSPQAVEVLRTMQTLSAGRELVFPSPYYPSKPLSENTFNSALARMGYKNTATAHGFRALFSTVANECGWNPDVIERQLAHKEQNEIRAAYHRSTYLKDRERLMQWWADYLDGRKAGNVVKMPQRAA; encoded by the coding sequence ATGCCCCTAACCGATGCGCAGTTGCGCAACCTGTCCGAGCCCGGCAAATACTTTGACGGCGGCGGGCTTTACCTGGAGCTGACGAAAGCGGGCGGCCGCTACTGGCGCATGAAGTACCGCCACGGCGGCAAGGAAAAGCGGCTGGCCTTTGGCGTCTATCCGGCCGTGGGCCTCAAGCAAGCCCGTGACCTGGCCGCCCAAGCCCGCAAGGTGCTGAAGGACGGCGGTGACCCCGGCGAGTTGCGCAGGGCTGACAAGGCCAAGACGGCACATGAAGCCGTCAACACCCTGGAGGCCGTGGCTGGCGACTGGATGGCGCACCAGGCGGCCCGCTGGGACGTGAAAACAACAGACCGTATCCGCGCTTCCCTGGCTGCGGACATTTTCAAGCCGCTGGGTTCCCGGCCGCTGGCGTCCATCAAGCCCGGCGAGATCATGGCGGCCGTGAAAAAAATAGAGGCACGCGGCGCAAGCGACCAGGCGGGCAGGGTGTTGCAGCGGGTGAAGGCGGTTTACCGATGGGCCATGATTCATGAACGGATTGACGTAAATCCCATGCTTGATCTGGTGCCGTCTGAAATCCTCAAGCCCCGTGAAGTGCAGCACCGGGCCGCGATGGCCGATAAGGAGCTGCCCGAGTTCCTGGCCAAGCTGGCCGCCTACGATGGCGACCCGCACACGGTGCATGCCTTGCGCCTGCTGATCCTGACCGCAACGCGGCCCGGCGAGACACGCGGCGCAAGGTGGGCGGAGTTTGACCTTGACGCGGCGCTTTGGGTCATTCCGGCCGAACGCATGAAGATGCGCACAGAGCACCGTGTCCCGCTTTCACCTCAAGCCGTGGAAGTGCTGCGCACCATGCAGACGCTGAGCGCCGGGCGTGAGCTGGTCTTTCCCAGCCCCTACTACCCCAGCAAGCCCCTGAGCGAAAACACCTTCAATTCAGCCCTGGCGCGTATGGGCTACAAAAATACAGCCACTGCCCACGGATTCCGGGCGCTGTTTTCCACCGTGGCCAATGAATGCGGCTGGAATCCTGACGTGATAGAGCGCCAGCTTGCCCATAAGGAACAGAACGAAATCAGGGCCGCCTACCACCGCTCCACCTACCTGAAAGACCGTGAGCGCCTGATGCAATGGTGGGCTGACTACCTTGACGGCCGCAAGGCTGGAAACGTGGTCAAGATGCCCCAGCGGGCCGCATAA
- a CDS encoding Arm DNA-binding domain-containing protein: MALTDTFVRQVKHTGKATGDKHTDGAGMYLLVKAAGKYWRMDYAHADKRKTLALGVYPAVSLTIHQDPSPTDRCDSHQTHEEDAAETHEIEVARQVKESTPEFTAAMSACLRLVESLGMEHPNTTRAMQRAMALAGPSMHDFMARQARELDLIPDADGYTDDGQPVFSLQAIAAKLDMSMDEAQEAMNAMLADRAALGLPAALVDPATVHRKH, translated from the coding sequence ATGGCACTGACAGACACATTCGTTCGGCAGGTGAAGCACACCGGCAAAGCCACTGGCGACAAACACACCGATGGCGCAGGCATGTATCTGCTGGTTAAAGCCGCCGGGAAGTATTGGCGCATGGACTATGCACATGCCGACAAGCGCAAGACGCTGGCGCTGGGCGTTTACCCGGCGGTATCGCTGACCATCCATCAAGACCCCAGCCCGACAGACCGTTGCGACAGCCATCAAACGCATGAGGAGGACGCGGCTGAAACTCATGAAATCGAAGTGGCGCGGCAAGTGAAGGAGTCAACGCCTGAGTTCACGGCGGCAATGTCGGCTTGCCTGCGTCTGGTGGAATCGCTGGGCATGGAGCACCCCAACACGACACGGGCCATGCAGCGGGCAATGGCGCTGGCCGGGCCATCCATGCACGACTTCATGGCCCGCCAAGCGCGGGAACTGGACTTGATCCCTGATGCTGACGGCTACACCGATGACGGCCAGCCGGTGTTCAGCCTGCAGGCCATCGCGGCGAAGCTCGATATGAGCATGGATGAGGCGCAAGAGGCCATGAATGCCATGCTGGCAGACCGTGCGGCGCTGGGGTTGCCTGCTGCCCTGGTTGACCCGGCAACGGTTCACCGCAAGCACTGA
- a CDS encoding GAF domain-containing hybrid sensor histidine kinase/response regulator, translating into MPEKLTEPVLAPPVPEFLAHGGEMGALISAQDWSGTALGAPASWPRTLKSMLATLLSSPQPMIIGWGSDLLSFFNDSYRPMLGLRFDGLSGRPAAEQWTASWAELEPMAKKALGGEGSHYENMPFTLTRNGYTVPTWWTLSFMPFRDDDGAVVGVYCFPIETTQNVLIEQRREQEQKRQTFRVKLGDALRDAIEPKSLMLVAAEKLGVYLDAACVGYGEIDASGERVQIHHDWTADGSPGLVGAHPLDIYGPAVIAGLRAGRTVVVNDTASDPLTAWAACDVGCGSIAARAFVAAPLVKNGRLALIFFVLDPQPRIWTHDEKALVEEVAERTWTSLARLRAELDVHQMNRTLDQRTTELLRTETALRQSQKLEALGQLTGGVAHDFNNLLAVISSSVELLRSNRLPVDRHGYYLDLIYDTVGRAVKLTSQLLAFARQEPLSPEVFDVDLQVQVVVDLVRPLMGRQVNILYQSCGRNACVAEADINQFETALVNLAVNARDAMSANGQLIINVQQTGSLPAGPGHGPRAGDFIAISVSDTGCGIASEKLEVIFEPFYTTKAVGKGTGLGLSQVFGFAKQSGGAVHVRSELGRGSVFTLYLPRAESELPAKAWAQCPEQGADDGGLGVLVVEDNETLAQMTCEILDALGYRTVWAVNAASALALLAAGKNRFDLVFSDVVMPGMNGIEFGEQVRKHHPGLPVVLASGYNAVMAEQGPHGFELILKPYTTDTLVRVFRKAIAEQTSLPVLSGSEAAG; encoded by the coding sequence ATGCCTGAAAAACTGACCGAACCTGTTTTGGCGCCGCCCGTGCCGGAATTTTTGGCTCATGGCGGCGAGATGGGTGCCCTCATCAGCGCTCAGGACTGGAGCGGAACCGCGCTGGGCGCGCCCGCCAGCTGGCCACGCACTCTCAAGAGCATGCTGGCCACACTCCTCAGCAGCCCCCAGCCCATGATCATCGGCTGGGGCTCCGACCTTCTTTCATTCTTCAACGACAGCTACCGCCCCATGCTCGGCCTGCGCTTTGACGGTTTGTCAGGCCGGCCCGCCGCCGAACAATGGACTGCTTCATGGGCCGAACTTGAGCCGATGGCGAAGAAAGCACTTGGCGGTGAGGGGTCGCACTACGAGAACATGCCCTTTACCCTGACGCGCAACGGTTACACGGTGCCGACCTGGTGGACGCTTTCCTTCATGCCATTTCGCGATGACGATGGTGCTGTGGTCGGCGTCTATTGCTTTCCCATCGAGACCACTCAAAACGTGCTGATCGAGCAGCGCAGGGAGCAAGAGCAAAAACGGCAGACGTTTCGGGTGAAGCTCGGAGATGCCCTGCGGGACGCGATTGAGCCGAAGTCGCTGATGCTGGTCGCGGCCGAAAAGCTCGGCGTGTACCTGGACGCAGCTTGCGTCGGTTATGGCGAAATTGATGCGTCGGGCGAGCGGGTGCAGATTCACCATGACTGGACGGCCGACGGTTCCCCCGGCCTGGTGGGCGCCCACCCGCTTGATATCTACGGACCGGCGGTGATTGCCGGCTTGCGGGCCGGCCGGACCGTGGTGGTGAACGACACTGCCAGCGACCCGCTCACGGCCTGGGCGGCTTGCGATGTGGGTTGCGGGTCAATCGCTGCCCGGGCATTCGTTGCTGCCCCCTTGGTCAAGAACGGCCGTCTTGCCCTGATCTTTTTTGTGCTTGATCCCCAGCCACGCATCTGGACGCATGACGAGAAGGCACTGGTCGAGGAAGTCGCCGAGCGGACCTGGACTTCGCTGGCGCGGCTGCGTGCGGAACTCGACGTCCACCAGATGAACAGAACGCTCGACCAGCGCACGACCGAACTGTTGCGCACCGAGACTGCGCTGCGACAATCGCAAAAGCTTGAGGCGCTGGGCCAACTCACGGGTGGGGTTGCCCATGACTTCAACAACCTTCTGGCGGTGATCAGTTCCTCGGTCGAATTGCTGCGCAGTAACAGGCTTCCCGTGGACCGCCACGGCTATTACCTGGACCTGATTTATGACACGGTGGGCCGCGCCGTCAAGCTCACCAGCCAGCTGCTTGCTTTCGCCCGGCAAGAGCCTCTGAGCCCCGAGGTGTTCGACGTGGACCTGCAGGTGCAAGTCGTGGTCGATCTGGTGCGGCCGCTGATGGGCAGGCAGGTCAATATCCTTTATCAGTCCTGCGGCCGAAACGCCTGTGTCGCCGAGGCGGACATCAACCAGTTTGAAACCGCGCTGGTCAACCTCGCCGTCAACGCGCGGGACGCCATGAGCGCAAACGGCCAGCTCATCATCAACGTGCAGCAGACCGGCAGCTTGCCGGCTGGCCCGGGCCATGGCCCTCGGGCAGGGGATTTCATTGCCATTTCGGTCAGCGACACCGGCTGCGGCATTGCGTCCGAAAAACTGGAGGTGATTTTCGAGCCCTTCTACACGACCAAAGCGGTGGGCAAGGGCACAGGCCTGGGCCTGAGCCAGGTGTTCGGCTTTGCCAAGCAGTCAGGCGGTGCGGTCCATGTCCGGAGCGAGCTGGGCAGGGGTTCTGTTTTTACCCTTTACCTGCCACGCGCCGAGAGCGAACTCCCCGCAAAAGCATGGGCGCAATGTCCAGAGCAAGGCGCTGATGACGGGGGCCTGGGCGTGCTGGTCGTGGAGGACAACGAAACCCTGGCACAGATGACTTGCGAGATACTGGACGCCCTGGGCTACCGGACGGTCTGGGCGGTCAACGCAGCGTCCGCGCTGGCCCTGCTGGCCGCTGGCAAAAACCGCTTTGACCTGGTTTTCTCCGACGTGGTCATGCCTGGCATGAACGGGATCGAGTTCGGTGAGCAGGTGCGCAAGCATCATCCCGGGCTTCCCGTGGTGCTGGCCAGCGGCTACAACGCGGTCATGGCCGAACAGGGGCCGCATGGGTTCGAACTGATCTTGAAACCCTACACGACCGATACCCTGGTGCGTGTCTTTCGCAAGGCCATCGCGGAGCAGACATCACTGCCCGTCTTGTCGGGCAGTGAGGCGGCTGGGTAA